Proteins from a genomic interval of Pseudoruegeria sp. SHC-113:
- a CDS encoding MarR family transcriptional regulator produces MPIDDAFDLQDFLPYLLNQSAEACGLGFQKIYKGRYGILRSEWRVLFHLGRYGDMTAKEIVERAKTHKTKISRAVKALEDKRYLKREKDEGDRRLEHLTLTPAGAKVYRDLVEEARRYDAALLARLSAEEAAALRRALLTLSS; encoded by the coding sequence ATGCCCATAGATGACGCCTTCGATCTGCAGGATTTCCTGCCCTACCTGCTGAACCAGTCCGCCGAGGCCTGCGGGCTGGGGTTTCAGAAGATCTACAAGGGGCGCTACGGCATCCTGCGCAGCGAGTGGCGGGTGCTGTTCCACCTCGGGCGCTACGGTGACATGACCGCGAAAGAGATCGTCGAGCGTGCCAAGACGCATAAGACCAAGATCAGCCGCGCGGTGAAGGCGCTGGAGGACAAACGCTACCTCAAGCGCGAGAAAGACGAGGGCGACAGGCGGCTTGAGCATCTGACGCTCACCCCCGCCGGGGCCAAGGTCTACCGCGATCTGGTGGAAGAGGCGCGCCGTTACGATGCGGCGCTGCTGGCGCGGTTGAGCGCGGAAGAGGCCGCCGCCCTGCGCCGCGCCCTCCTCACGCTCTCCAGCTAG
- a CDS encoding SIS domain-containing protein, producing MNAQTTQMRREIEEIPVAVERLLSEGQGGITAAAEAIRAADPALLVSVARGSSDHACTYLKYASELLLGLPMASVGPSVASVYGAELKLARAACISVSQSGKSPDIVEMTRSARAGGAYAVAITNDLTSPLAQTANAALGICAGPELSVAATKTFVTSLVSGLWLLAECKQDKALLDAIRLLPAELDAATRCDWSAAVDAITGSSLYTLGRGPSWAISNEAALKFKETCQIHAESYSSAEVLHGPVSIVDQDFPVIGFAAADAAEGALVDVAAQIAGKGAQVFVTSDKAHGGAQVLAHQRTSHWLTDPIALIVSFYAMVEQVAAKRGINPDAPRHLKKVTETV from the coding sequence ATGAACGCACAGACCACGCAGATGCGCCGCGAGATCGAAGAGATCCCGGTGGCCGTCGAGCGCCTGCTGAGCGAAGGGCAGGGCGGTATCACCGCCGCCGCCGAAGCGATCCGCGCCGCTGACCCGGCCTTGCTGGTATCCGTTGCCCGGGGCTCTTCCGATCACGCCTGCACCTACCTGAAATACGCAAGCGAGCTGCTGCTGGGCCTGCCGATGGCCTCCGTCGGCCCCTCGGTGGCTTCGGTTTACGGCGCGGAGCTGAAACTGGCGCGCGCCGCCTGCATCTCGGTTTCCCAATCGGGCAAGAGCCCAGACATCGTGGAGATGACGCGCAGCGCTCGCGCGGGCGGGGCCTATGCCGTGGCGATCACCAATGATCTGACTTCGCCGCTGGCGCAAACCGCCAACGCCGCCCTTGGCATCTGCGCCGGGCCGGAGCTTTCGGTGGCCGCCACGAAAACCTTCGTCACCTCGCTCGTGAGCGGGCTGTGGCTGCTGGCTGAGTGCAAGCAGGACAAAGCGCTGCTCGATGCCATCCGCCTGCTGCCCGCTGAGCTTGATGCCGCTACGCGCTGCGACTGGAGTGCAGCGGTTGATGCGATCACCGGCTCCTCGCTCTACACGCTGGGGCGCGGGCCGTCTTGGGCGATCTCCAACGAAGCAGCCCTGAAGTTCAAGGAAACCTGCCAGATCCACGCCGAGAGCTATTCCTCGGCGGAGGTGCTGCATGGGCCGGTTTCGATCGTGGATCAGGATTTCCCGGTGATCGGCTTTGCCGCGGCCGATGCCGCTGAAGGCGCGCTGGTGGATGTGGCCGCGCAGATCGCTGGCAAGGGCGCGCAGGTCTTCGTGACGTCTGACAAGGCCCATGGCGGCGCGCAGGTGCTTGCCCATCAGCGCACCAGCCATTGGCTGACCGATCCGATCGCGCTCATCGTGTCGTTCTATGCGATGGTGGAGCAGGTCGCCGCGAAGCGCGGGATCAACCCGGACGCCCCGCGCCACCTCAAGAAAGTGACGGAAACCGTCTGA
- a CDS encoding GntR family transcriptional regulator produces MTITEFLTPEDWLGKGTGPRYVQLRRRLEEAIEQGILSPNASLPPERELAELTGLSRVTVRKAIQELVAKGAIIQRQGSGSFVRDAAPRVEQSLSVLTSFSEDMQRRGLETRSTWLERGVFMPSPEEMVALGLGADASVARIARIREAGGKPMAIERAALPTDILSNPLLVTTSLYEVLEAEGLRPVRAIQKISAINLEEDDAALLDVEPGVAGLSIQRTSYLASGRVAEFTRSTYRGDAYDFVAELRLSNAKDKR; encoded by the coding sequence ATGACGATCACCGAGTTCCTGACCCCGGAAGACTGGCTCGGCAAGGGCACCGGCCCGCGCTACGTGCAACTGCGCCGCCGCCTTGAAGAGGCCATCGAGCAGGGCATCCTCTCGCCAAACGCCTCGCTGCCGCCAGAGCGCGAGCTGGCCGAACTGACAGGGCTATCGCGCGTCACCGTGCGCAAGGCCATTCAGGAACTCGTTGCCAAGGGCGCGATCATCCAGCGGCAGGGATCGGGCTCCTTCGTGCGCGATGCCGCGCCGCGGGTGGAGCAATCGCTCTCCGTGCTCACCTCCTTCTCGGAAGACATGCAGCGGCGTGGGCTGGAAACGCGCTCCACCTGGCTGGAGCGGGGCGTTTTCATGCCGTCGCCGGAAGAAATGGTGGCGTTGGGGCTCGGTGCGGATGCCTCCGTGGCCCGCATCGCCCGGATCCGCGAAGCCGGCGGCAAGCCCATGGCCATCGAACGCGCGGCCCTGCCGACCGACATCCTGTCGAACCCACTTCTGGTGACAACCTCGCTCTACGAGGTGCTGGAAGCCGAAGGCCTGCGCCCGGTGCGCGCCATTCAGAAAATCTCGGCCATCAACCTCGAAGAGGATGACGCGGCTCTGCTGGATGTGGAGCCGGGCGTCGCCGGGCTGAGCATCCAGCGCACTTCCTACCTGGCCAGCGGCCGGGTGGCCGAATTCACACGATCCACCTACCGCGGTGACGCCTACGATTTCGTGGCCGAGCTGCGGCTTTCCAACGCGAAGGACAAGAGATGA
- a CDS encoding trimethylamine methyltransferase family protein encodes MSGRRRAGGGRRARAEAPPPKREVNYRNLRNPFPPMALFSQDRVVAIHEAALEVLERLGVKVLLPEARALFKAGGARIAADGEMVHIGREMVEAALASAPRSIPCRAGARHRDLVLEPGALVFQPGAGAPHATDLKRGRRPGSGQDFREFVQLTQAFDVLHMIPPVVEPQDIPTHLRHYFTLEAQLTLSDKLPFIFARGTPQVQDSFEMLRDFRGLSDTAFHSASHCYTIINTNSPRTLDIPMAQGLIDFARAGQVSIITPFTLMGAMAPITVAGAITLSHAEALAAITLAQLARPGAPVCYGTFTSNVDMKSGSPAFGTPEHFKASLAAGQLARHIGLPWRSAAGSAANLNDAQAANETQFGLWGCLMAGATVVIHAAGWLEGGLTVSFEKMICDLEVLQMVAEMCAATQAGEAEIGLDALAEVAPGGHFFATGQTMARYQSEFYQPLVAETANFGTWQEAGAQDASQRATAIWEGLLAQGPTVAVDQARADQMRAFIAKRTAEGGAPPES; translated from the coding sequence ATGAGCGGGAGGCGGCGCGCAGGCGGCGGAAGGCGCGCACGCGCCGAGGCCCCACCGCCGAAGCGCGAGGTGAACTACCGCAATTTGCGCAACCCCTTCCCGCCGATGGCCCTCTTCTCGCAAGATCGCGTGGTGGCCATCCACGAAGCGGCTTTGGAGGTGTTGGAACGCCTCGGGGTCAAGGTGCTGCTGCCCGAGGCCCGCGCGCTGTTCAAAGCCGGTGGCGCGCGCATCGCGGCGGATGGCGAGATGGTCCATATCGGGCGCGAGATGGTGGAGGCCGCGCTGGCCTCGGCCCCGCGCAGCATCCCCTGCCGTGCGGGAGCGCGGCACCGGGATCTGGTGCTGGAGCCCGGCGCGCTGGTATTCCAGCCCGGCGCAGGCGCGCCCCATGCCACCGATCTGAAGCGCGGGCGGCGGCCCGGATCGGGGCAGGATTTCCGCGAGTTCGTCCAGCTCACACAGGCCTTTGACGTGCTGCACATGATCCCGCCCGTGGTCGAGCCGCAGGACATCCCCACCCACCTGCGCCACTATTTCACGCTGGAGGCACAGCTTACGCTCTCAGACAAACTGCCCTTCATCTTCGCCCGCGGCACGCCGCAGGTGCAGGACAGTTTCGAGATGCTGCGCGATTTTCGCGGGCTGTCTGATACGGCGTTCCACAGCGCCAGCCATTGCTACACGATCATCAACACCAACAGCCCCCGCACGCTGGATATTCCCATGGCGCAGGGGCTCATCGATTTCGCCCGCGCCGGGCAGGTCTCGATCATCACGCCCTTCACGCTGATGGGTGCGATGGCCCCGATCACAGTGGCGGGCGCGATCACCTTAAGCCATGCCGAGGCGCTGGCCGCGATCACGCTGGCGCAACTCGCCCGCCCCGGCGCGCCGGTCTGCTATGGCACCTTCACCTCCAACGTGGACATGAAATCCGGCAGCCCCGCTTTCGGCACGCCGGAGCATTTCAAGGCCTCGCTCGCGGCTGGGCAACTGGCGCGCCACATCGGCCTGCCGTGGCGGAGCGCGGCCGGATCGGCGGCCAACCTCAACGACGCGCAGGCCGCCAACGAAACGCAATTCGGCCTCTGGGGCTGCCTCATGGCCGGGGCCACGGTGGTGATCCACGCGGCGGGCTGGCTGGAGGGCGGACTGACCGTGTCTTTCGAGAAGATGATCTGCGATCTGGAAGTCTTGCAGATGGTGGCGGAGATGTGCGCCGCGACCCAAGCCGGGGAGGCCGAGATCGGGCTCGATGCGCTGGCCGAGGTCGCTCCCGGCGGGCATTTCTTCGCCACCGGCCAGACGATGGCCCGCTACCAGAGCGAGTTCTATCAGCCGCTGGTGGCCGAAACCGCCAACTTCGGCACGTGGCAGGAGGCCGGCGCGCAGGATGCCTCGCAGCGGGCCACGGCGATCTGGGAAGGCCTCCTTGCACAGGGCCCCACGGTGGCCGTAGATCAGGCGCGCGCCGATCAGATGCGCGCCTTCATCGCCAAACGCACCGCCGAGGGCGGTGCCCCGCCCGAAAGCTGA
- a CDS encoding VOC family protein, with translation MITGLHHIALIASDYARSKAFYTEVLGCTILHEAHRAERNSWKLDLQVPGGGQLELFSFPEPPARLSRPEACGLRHLAFRVADIAEEIARLEGHGVACEPVRVDPYTGARFTFFADPDGLPIELYEAG, from the coding sequence ATGATCACGGGGCTGCACCATATCGCGCTGATCGCGTCGGATTACGCGCGCTCCAAGGCGTTTTATACCGAGGTTCTGGGCTGCACGATCCTGCATGAGGCGCATCGGGCGGAGCGCAACTCGTGGAAGCTCGACCTGCAGGTGCCGGGCGGCGGGCAGCTGGAGCTGTTTTCCTTCCCCGAGCCGCCAGCGCGCCTGAGCCGGCCCGAGGCCTGCGGGCTGCGGCATCTGGCGTTTCGGGTGGCCGATATTGCGGAGGAAATCGCGCGGCTGGAGGGCCACGGCGTGGCTTGCGAGCCGGTGCGCGTCGACCCCTATACCGGCGCGCGTTTCACCTTCTTTGCCGATCCCGATGGGCTGCCCATCGAGCTCTATGAGGCCGGTTAG
- a CDS encoding BadF/BadG/BcrA/BcrD ATPase family protein yields MRHDSHIIAVDGGGTRCRFLIEGCGQRHAVELGAANVTTGFATATAVLREGIAALGAAAGLSEAALRATPAFIGLAGVKGDSMIARVAQALPLDHVRVDEDRPAAIRGALGARIGAVAHCGTGSFLGRQAPDGLRVLGGWGTVLGDEASAYWVGRQLLSAAVNAEDGILPRTGVIEGLSDIFDGPQAIVSFAFEAPPREVAALAQRVTQAAAGGDPVARQILQEGAAYLMRSLSHLGWQPGEPLCFTGGIGPHYTDYLPPEARASIAAPEGSTMDGALALARDFSEALAA; encoded by the coding sequence ATGAGACACGACTCGCACATCATCGCCGTGGATGGTGGCGGCACTCGGTGCCGCTTCTTGATCGAGGGCTGCGGGCAGCGCCACGCGGTGGAGCTGGGCGCCGCCAATGTGACCACCGGCTTTGCCACGGCCACGGCTGTGCTGCGCGAAGGCATCGCGGCGCTGGGCGCGGCGGCGGGCCTTTCGGAAGCCGCCCTGCGCGCCACGCCCGCTTTCATCGGCCTTGCGGGCGTGAAGGGCGACAGCATGATCGCCCGCGTCGCGCAGGCGCTGCCACTGGATCATGTGCGCGTCGATGAAGATCGCCCCGCCGCCATCCGCGGCGCTTTGGGCGCGCGGATCGGGGCCGTGGCCCATTGCGGCACCGGCTCCTTCCTTGGGCGTCAGGCCCCGGACGGGCTGCGCGTGCTCGGCGGTTGGGGCACGGTTCTGGGCGATGAGGCCTCGGCCTATTGGGTGGGCCGCCAATTGCTCTCCGCCGCCGTGAACGCCGAAGACGGTATCCTGCCGCGCACGGGCGTGATCGAGGGCCTTTCAGACATTTTCGACGGCCCGCAGGCCATCGTGAGCTTCGCGTTCGAAGCTCCGCCGCGCGAGGTGGCCGCGCTGGCCCAACGCGTGACGCAAGCCGCGGCCGGGGGTGATCCCGTAGCCCGTCAGATCCTGCAGGAGGGCGCCGCCTACCTGATGCGCAGCCTTTCGCATCTCGGCTGGCAGCCGGGCGAGCCGCTGTGCTTCACCGGCGGCATCGGCCCCCATTACACCGATTACCTTCCGCCGGAGGCGCGCGCCTCGATTGCCGCGCCCGAAGGCAGCACCATGGACGGCGCGCTCGCGCTGGCCCGCGATTTCAGCGAGGCATTGGCAGCATGA
- a CDS encoding RNA polymerase sigma factor has product MSKPPASASAITVSRELEAVMRAERGRLLAVLAAGLRDLDLAEEVLQEAAVSALSHWGRSGLPASPAGWLLQVARRKAIDRMRAGQRDGQKAQALALLAEAEAEAPQEIPDERLRLIFACCHPALEPKSRVALTLRSVCGLSTPEIARAFLDTDATMGQRISRAKAKIAAAGIPFAVPASGLWPERLAAVLTTVYLIFTTGYVAGPGEPRDLCREAEFLMRLINGLRPEEPEIEGALAMMLLTGARRAARIGADGAALPPGEQPRELWDAAKLSEGRALLAQAMARRAPGPFQIKAAISDCQMAEPGPDWPQIAALYGALLAHEPTAVVRLNAAVALAEAGEPAQGLALVERLEAELSEFQPWHAARAALLARLGRPGEAAQAYDIAIKGAPTQAEALFLAKKRAALEGFA; this is encoded by the coding sequence ATGAGCAAGCCACCCGCTTCCGCCAGCGCGATCACGGTGTCCAGAGAGCTGGAGGCCGTGATGCGGGCTGAGCGGGGGCGGCTTCTGGCCGTGCTGGCGGCAGGCTTACGCGATCTGGATCTCGCCGAGGAGGTCTTACAGGAAGCGGCGGTAAGCGCGTTGTCCCATTGGGGGCGCAGCGGGCTCCCGGCGTCTCCGGCGGGCTGGCTGCTGCAGGTCGCGCGGCGCAAGGCGATTGACCGGATGCGGGCGGGCCAGCGGGATGGGCAGAAGGCGCAAGCCTTGGCGCTGTTGGCAGAGGCGGAGGCGGAGGCGCCGCAGGAGATCCCCGATGAGCGCCTGCGGCTGATCTTTGCCTGCTGTCACCCGGCTTTGGAGCCGAAATCCCGCGTGGCGCTCACCCTGCGCAGTGTCTGTGGGCTGAGCACGCCAGAAATCGCGCGCGCTTTTCTGGATACTGATGCCACCATGGGCCAGCGCATCAGCCGCGCGAAGGCCAAGATCGCGGCGGCGGGCATTCCCTTTGCAGTGCCGGCGTCTGGGCTTTGGCCCGAGAGGCTCGCGGCGGTTCTGACGACGGTCTATCTGATTTTCACCACCGGCTATGTGGCCGGCCCCGGAGAACCGCGCGATTTGTGCCGGGAGGCGGAGTTCCTGATGCGGCTGATCAACGGGTTGCGCCCGGAAGAGCCCGAGATCGAGGGCGCGCTGGCGATGATGTTGCTCACGGGGGCGCGGCGGGCGGCGCGCATAGGTGCCGATGGCGCGGCCCTGCCGCCGGGCGAACAACCGCGGGAACTGTGGGATGCGGCGAAGCTTTCCGAGGGGCGCGCGCTGCTGGCGCAGGCCATGGCGCGCCGCGCGCCGGGGCCGTTCCAGATCAAGGCGGCGATCTCGGATTGCCAGATGGCGGAGCCGGGCCCCGACTGGCCCCAGATCGCCGCCCTGTACGGGGCCTTGCTGGCCCATGAGCCCACCGCCGTTGTCCGGCTCAACGCGGCCGTGGCGCTGGCCGAGGCCGGAGAGCCGGCGCAAGGATTGGCGCTGGTGGAGCGCCTTGAGGCCGAGCTTTCCGAGTTTCAGCCCTGGCACGCCGCCCGCGCCGCCTTGCTGGCGCGGCTCGGCAGGCCGGGGGAGGCCGCGCAGGCTTATGACATCGCGATCAAAGGCGCGCCCACGCAAGCCGAGGCGCTGTTTCTGGCCAAGAAGCGCGCAGCACTTGAGGGCTTTGCCTAA
- a CDS encoding TetR/AcrR family transcriptional regulator, protein MAASPASETHLAHTKATRADWLRAARDVLVSDGVGEVKILPLSTRLGVSRSSFYWYFKSRPDLLEALLAEWEAHNTATILAHCEEPAASIGEAVCNFFTCFVDPALFDQGLDFAVREWARRDAAVRARIDAADARRIASVTQMFARHGYSPYEADIRARILYFMQLGYHALDVREPMEARMARIEGYLLGFTGRPPDPALLDRFSARFLP, encoded by the coding sequence ATGGCCGCAAGCCCCGCCTCCGAGACGCACCTCGCCCACACCAAGGCTACCCGCGCCGACTGGCTGCGCGCCGCGCGCGACGTGCTGGTGAGCGATGGTGTGGGCGAGGTGAAGATCCTGCCCTTGAGCACCCGGCTCGGCGTCTCGCGCTCCAGTTTCTACTGGTATTTCAAGAGCCGCCCCGATCTGCTCGAGGCGCTGCTGGCGGAGTGGGAGGCCCATAACACCGCAACGATCCTTGCCCATTGCGAAGAGCCCGCCGCTTCCATCGGGGAGGCCGTGTGCAATTTCTTCACCTGTTTCGTGGATCCGGCGCTGTTCGATCAGGGGTTGGATTTCGCAGTGCGCGAATGGGCGCGCAGGGATGCCGCGGTGCGTGCAAGGATCGACGCGGCGGATGCGCGGCGGATCGCCAGCGTGACGCAAATGTTCGCCCGCCACGGCTACAGCCCCTACGAGGCCGACATCCGCGCGCGCATCCTCTATTTCATGCAGCTCGGCTACCACGCGCTGGACGTGCGCGAACCGATGGAGGCCCGCATGGCGCGGATCGAAGGCTACCTGCTGGGCTTCACCGGCCGCCCGCCCGATCCGGCTTTGCTGGATCGCTTCTCGGCCCGCTTTCTCCCTTAG
- a CDS encoding methylglyoxal synthase encodes MAKRIALVAHDARKEIIVEWARENATQLAGFSICATGTTGGRLQAEAGLEVERLLSGPLGGDAQLGAMIAEGRLDALFFFIDPLSALPHDVDVKSLLRLAILYDTPLAINKATADAVLSHLAQA; translated from the coding sequence ATGGCAAAGCGCATCGCGCTGGTGGCGCATGACGCCCGCAAGGAGATCATCGTGGAGTGGGCGCGGGAAAACGCCACGCAACTCGCGGGCTTCTCGATCTGCGCGACCGGCACAACCGGCGGGCGGCTGCAGGCCGAGGCCGGACTTGAGGTCGAGCGTCTGCTTTCGGGCCCCCTTGGCGGGGACGCCCAGCTTGGCGCGATGATCGCGGAAGGGCGGCTCGATGCGCTGTTCTTCTTCATCGACCCGCTTTCGGCGCTGCCCCATGATGTGGACGTCAAAAGCCTGCTGCGGCTGGCGATCCTCTATGACACGCCGCTTGCGATCAACAAGGCCACCGCGGATGCGGTGCTGTCGCATCTCGCGCAGGCCTAG
- the nagA gene encoding N-acetylglucosamine-6-phosphate deacetylase, translated as MAGRTLYCGGALFDGARLHPEAGLLIESGRVAAIGAGPETPADVMVDLQGDILCPGFADLQVNGGGGVMFNDAPTPETLATIAQAHMGLGAGVILPTLITDTPEQTRAAIAAAIEAVRGGVKGIGGLHLEGPHLSVARKGAHSAALIRPMEAEDLAALLAAAEALPALMVTVAPENVTPDQVSALAGAGVIVSLGHTDTDYDTAMAYQEAGAACVTHLFNAMSQMGNRAPGVVGAALDNSGLAAGLIADGIHVHRASIRAAWAAKQGPAPIFLVSDAMSPAGTDQARFTLNGREIRREAGRLTLADGTLAGADLDLTTAIGVLHRAVGVPLADALRAATSAPADVAGLAEACRIRVGEPDPVLRVAADFSGCSWVLAP; from the coding sequence ATGGCCGGACGCACCCTCTATTGTGGCGGCGCGCTGTTTGACGGCGCGCGGCTGCATCCCGAGGCCGGGCTGCTGATCGAGAGCGGCCGGGTTGCGGCCATCGGGGCAGGGCCGGAGACGCCTGCCGATGTGATGGTGGATCTGCAGGGTGATATCCTCTGCCCTGGCTTCGCCGATCTGCAGGTCAACGGCGGCGGCGGCGTAATGTTCAATGACGCGCCCACGCCGGAAACGCTGGCCACGATCGCTCAGGCGCATATGGGGCTGGGGGCGGGGGTGATCCTGCCGACGCTGATCACCGATACGCCCGAACAGACCCGCGCCGCCATCGCCGCCGCTATTGAAGCGGTGCGGGGGGGCGTGAAGGGGATCGGAGGGCTGCACCTTGAGGGGCCGCATCTTTCCGTGGCCCGCAAGGGCGCACATTCCGCCGCGCTGATCCGCCCGATGGAGGCAGAGGATCTTGCCGCCCTTCTGGCCGCCGCTGAAGCGCTGCCCGCGCTGATGGTGACAGTCGCGCCGGAGAACGTGACGCCCGATCAGGTCAGCGCGCTGGCAGGCGCGGGTGTGATCGTCTCGCTCGGCCATACCGACACCGATTACGACACCGCCATGGCCTACCAAGAAGCGGGCGCGGCGTGCGTCACTCACCTGTTCAACGCCATGAGCCAGATGGGCAACCGCGCCCCCGGCGTCGTTGGGGCGGCTTTGGACAATAGCGGGCTGGCTGCTGGGCTTATTGCGGATGGCATCCATGTCCACCGCGCCTCGATCCGCGCCGCATGGGCGGCCAAACAGGGCCCCGCGCCGATCTTCCTTGTCTCGGATGCGATGTCGCCAGCGGGCACCGATCAGGCACGCTTCACGCTGAACGGGCGGGAGATCCGCCGCGAGGCGGGGCGCCTGACGCTGGCCGATGGCACCTTGGCCGGGGCGGATCTGGATCTGACCACCGCCATTGGCGTGCTGCACCGCGCAGTTGGCGTTCCACTGGCCGATGCCTTGCGCGCGGCTACGAGCGCGCCGGCCGATGTGGCCGGGCTTGCGGAAGCATGCCGTATCCGCGTGGGGGAACCCGATCCCGTGCTGCGCGTGGCGGCGGATTTCTCGGGCTGCAGCTGGGTGCTGGCCCCCTAA
- a CDS encoding NAD-dependent epimerase/dehydratase family protein → MPLLIDTSAPVLVTGATGYVAGWIVKALLQAGVTVHAAVRAPEDEAKTSHLRAIAEAAPGTLTLFKADLLDQGSYAQAMAGCGTVFHTASPFTLNVQDAQADLVDPAVLGTRNVLETASATPSVRRVVLTSSVAAIYGDNADIASAPGGRLDESVWNTTSSLTHNPYSYSKTKAEQAAWEMAQAQAQWDLVVVNPSLVIGPALQARPTSESFSVLRQMASGRMKAGAPRWGIGCVDVRDLAQAHLAAAYLPEAEGRNIVSAVDTDFVQMAATLLPSYGAAYPLPRKALPKWLVWLIAPLARMSRQSVTRNVDVPFRADNTKAVKALGLSYRPLAESMTDMFAQMIESGQIAKR, encoded by the coding sequence ATGCCCCTGCTGATCGACACTTCCGCGCCTGTGCTCGTGACCGGGGCCACGGGCTATGTGGCCGGCTGGATCGTGAAGGCGCTGCTGCAGGCGGGAGTCACCGTGCACGCCGCCGTGCGCGCGCCTGAGGACGAGGCCAAGACATCCCATCTGCGCGCCATCGCTGAGGCCGCGCCCGGCACGCTCACCCTGTTCAAGGCCGACCTGCTGGATCAGGGCAGCTACGCGCAGGCCATGGCGGGCTGCGGGACAGTCTTTCACACCGCCTCGCCCTTCACGCTGAACGTGCAAGATGCGCAGGCGGATCTGGTGGACCCGGCAGTTCTGGGCACGCGCAACGTGCTAGAAACCGCCAGCGCCACGCCCTCGGTGCGCCGGGTGGTGCTCACAAGCTCCGTCGCCGCGATCTATGGCGACAACGCCGACATCGCGAGCGCCCCCGGCGGGCGGCTGGATGAATCGGTCTGGAACACGACGTCCTCGCTCACTCACAACCCCTATTCCTATTCCAAGACGAAAGCCGAGCAGGCGGCATGGGAGATGGCGCAGGCGCAAGCGCAGTGGGATCTGGTGGTGGTGAACCCCAGCCTCGTGATCGGCCCGGCGCTTCAAGCCCGGCCCACGAGCGAAAGCTTCAGTGTTCTCAGGCAGATGGCCTCCGGCCGGATGAAAGCCGGCGCGCCGCGCTGGGGCATTGGCTGCGTGGATGTACGCGATCTGGCGCAGGCGCATCTGGCCGCCGCTTACCTGCCCGAGGCCGAGGGGCGCAACATCGTCTCTGCCGTAGACACCGATTTCGTTCAGATGGCCGCAACACTCCTGCCGAGCTACGGCGCGGCCTATCCGCTGCCGCGAAAGGCGCTGCCGAAATGGCTTGTCTGGCTCATCGCGCCGCTGGCCAGAATGAGCCGGCAGTCCGTCACCCGCAATGTGGATGTGCCGTTTCGGGCCGACAATACGAAGGCCGTGAAAGCCCTTGGGCTCAGCTATCGCCCGCTCGCGGAGTCCATGACGGATATGTTCGCCCAGATGATCGAGAGCGGCCAGATCGCCAAGCGCTAA
- a CDS encoding YciI family protein, which translates to MQYMLLIYGDPALEPAEGTPDFDAMMEGYFHLSEKMKADGVMLGGEGLMGVETATSLRVRGGKVETMDGPFAETREHLGGYYVIDVPDLDAALTYAALIPSALYGTVEVRPVMDYSSAG; encoded by the coding sequence ATGCAATACATGCTTCTGATCTACGGTGATCCCGCCCTCGAACCGGCCGAGGGTACCCCGGACTTCGATGCGATGATGGAGGGCTACTTCCATCTGAGCGAGAAGATGAAAGCCGACGGCGTGATGCTTGGCGGCGAGGGGCTGATGGGCGTGGAAACCGCCACCTCCCTGCGCGTGCGCGGCGGCAAGGTCGAGACGATGGACGGCCCCTTCGCCGAAACGCGCGAGCATCTGGGCGGCTACTACGTGATCGACGTGCCGGATCTGGACGCGGCGCTCACCTATGCCGCGCTGATCCCCTCGGCCCTCTATGGCACGGTCGAGGTGCGCCCGGTCATGGATTACAGTTCGGCCGGGTAG